Proteins encoded in a region of the Vibrio ponticus genome:
- a CDS encoding sulfite exporter TauE/SafE family protein: MLLLGAFVGVMAGLLGIGGGLIVVPALVFLLPQAGIDPSITMNIALATSLSTIIVTSGSSAFNHLKLGNVDMFVVKWLMPGVVIGGFVGANVAEWIPSEYLPKVFGVIVLLLALQMLLSIKSTTERSMPSSGVTMGYGAGIGIISSLAGIGGGSLSVPFLNRHGVEMRKAVGSSSVCGCVIAISGMTGFILHGYSADNLPSYSVGYVYLPALAAIASTSMLTTKIGAKLATSLPTAALKKIFALFLMFVAGTMLL; the protein is encoded by the coding sequence ATGCTTTTACTCGGCGCATTTGTAGGTGTAATGGCAGGGTTATTAGGTATCGGTGGTGGTTTAATAGTGGTCCCTGCTTTGGTCTTTCTTTTACCACAAGCCGGAATTGATCCGAGCATCACGATGAACATTGCTTTGGCAACCTCCCTTTCGACCATCATCGTCACTTCAGGTTCTTCTGCGTTTAATCACCTCAAGTTGGGGAATGTCGACATGTTTGTCGTCAAGTGGTTGATGCCCGGCGTTGTTATTGGCGGTTTTGTTGGCGCTAACGTCGCGGAGTGGATACCAAGTGAATACCTACCGAAAGTCTTTGGTGTGATTGTGCTACTGCTTGCGTTGCAGATGTTACTGTCGATTAAAAGTACCACTGAGCGCAGTATGCCTTCGAGTGGTGTGACCATGGGGTATGGTGCTGGAATTGGCATTATTTCTAGTTTGGCAGGGATTGGTGGTGGCTCTTTATCGGTGCCTTTCCTTAATCGCCATGGCGTTGAGATGCGAAAAGCGGTAGGCTCTTCCTCTGTGTGTGGCTGTGTGATTGCCATTTCAGGTATGACAGGCTTTATTTTGCATGGTTACAGCGCTGATAACTTACCAAGTTATAGTGTGGGTTACGTGTATTTGCCCGCACTGGCAGCGATTGCATCAACCTCAATGTTGACGACAAAGATTGGCGCCAAATTGGCGACATCTTTACCGACGGCGGCATTGAAAAAGATTTTCGCGCTATTTTTGATGTTTGTAGCAGGAACTATGTTGCTGTAG
- the ptsP gene encoding phosphoenolpyruvate--protein phosphotransferase, producing the protein MLSQLRDIVEQVSRVENVHAALQLLVKQTCLAMHTECCTIYLANEEMQRLELMATQGLRFKGNKIHINFSEGLVGLVKRSAEPLNLAEASKHPNFKYFSQLGEEVYQSFLGTPIIHRKQVLGVLVVQQKEPRLFNEMEESFLVTLAAQLAVIIAHAQTQGQWRLEKTQQAIRGIPASSGVAIGQFWWDDSQPLLSDVSPASTLDIEREQEWLLLAIEAALNDFRRMRKKLDSEINKDTLAIFDLFTHLLNDPMLRKDLKVQIQKGDRADWAVRQVVETYSSRFARMSDSYLRERAQDVRELGQRLLYFLNNTEQEQQTFDQPVILVVRELTASLLASIPKDQLLAVISLEGAANSHAAILSRALGIPAVMGVTLNLSTINGKQGIVDGYSGKILVSPSRQLLKEYRALANEERELANMVNQRIEEPAQTSDGQRIEVLLNAGLSADANIAVNQGVDGVGLYRTEISFLLQHRFPSEDEQTQQYNSVLTTYPDKRVVMRTLDIGGDKPLPYLPIEEDNPFLGWRGIRFTLDHPDIFLMQIRAMMRASSTTQNLSILLPMISGAQELDDALVLIEQAYSEVLTLNPQLLRPQVGIMIEVPSMLYLLPLVADKIDFVSVGTNDLTQYLLAVDRNNSRVSDVYESMHPAVIMALNHIYQTCQQLKLPVCICGELAGDPIGSLLLVGLGYRSLSMNTSNVAKVKYLLRHTSVEELSQLATQALTQPYGNNIYAMMEDFFELKGFSGFIRAGKK; encoded by the coding sequence ATGCTTTCTCAACTAAGGGACATAGTTGAACAAGTTTCACGAGTTGAAAACGTTCATGCAGCGTTGCAACTTTTGGTTAAGCAAACTTGTCTTGCTATGCACACGGAATGTTGCACGATTTACCTTGCGAATGAAGAGATGCAGCGTCTTGAGTTGATGGCGACTCAAGGCTTGCGTTTTAAAGGCAATAAAATACATATCAACTTTAGTGAAGGTTTGGTGGGGTTAGTTAAACGCAGCGCTGAACCATTAAACCTTGCTGAAGCCTCAAAACATCCCAACTTTAAATACTTTTCTCAACTTGGAGAAGAGGTCTACCAAAGCTTTTTAGGTACCCCGATCATTCACCGCAAGCAGGTTCTTGGAGTGCTGGTGGTACAGCAGAAAGAGCCACGTCTGTTTAATGAGATGGAAGAGTCCTTCTTGGTGACGTTGGCCGCTCAGCTAGCGGTGATTATTGCGCATGCTCAGACTCAAGGGCAATGGCGACTAGAAAAGACTCAACAAGCAATTCGAGGCATTCCTGCGTCATCAGGTGTAGCGATAGGTCAATTCTGGTGGGACGATAGCCAGCCTTTACTTTCGGATGTTAGTCCTGCCTCGACGTTAGATATCGAACGTGAACAGGAGTGGCTGCTTCTTGCTATCGAAGCGGCGTTGAATGATTTTCGTCGGATGCGTAAGAAACTCGACAGTGAAATCAATAAAGATACGCTAGCCATATTCGATCTGTTTACTCACTTGCTTAATGATCCCATGCTACGCAAAGATCTTAAAGTGCAGATTCAGAAAGGCGATCGCGCAGATTGGGCTGTGCGTCAGGTAGTCGAAACCTATTCGAGCCGTTTTGCTCGCATGTCGGACAGTTATTTGCGTGAACGCGCGCAAGATGTGCGTGAGTTAGGTCAACGACTGCTTTACTTCCTCAATAATACCGAGCAAGAGCAACAAACTTTTGATCAGCCAGTGATTTTAGTCGTGCGTGAGTTAACCGCCTCGTTATTAGCATCGATTCCTAAAGATCAGCTACTTGCTGTGATTTCATTGGAAGGTGCAGCGAATTCACATGCGGCTATCTTGTCACGTGCGCTTGGTATTCCTGCCGTAATGGGGGTTACCCTTAACCTCAGCACCATCAATGGCAAGCAAGGTATTGTCGATGGTTACAGCGGTAAGATTTTAGTCTCACCAAGCCGTCAGCTACTCAAAGAGTACCGAGCTCTTGCCAATGAAGAGCGTGAGTTAGCCAATATGGTTAACCAGCGCATTGAAGAGCCTGCGCAAACCAGTGATGGTCAGCGTATTGAAGTGTTGCTCAATGCAGGTCTCAGTGCCGATGCTAACATTGCGGTTAACCAAGGTGTTGATGGGGTGGGGTTATACCGCACCGAAATTAGCTTTTTACTTCAACATCGCTTCCCGTCGGAAGATGAGCAGACCCAGCAATACAATTCGGTATTAACCACTTACCCAGATAAAAGAGTGGTGATGCGCACTTTAGATATTGGTGGTGATAAACCGCTACCATATCTGCCGATTGAAGAGGACAATCCATTTTTGGGTTGGCGTGGGATTCGCTTTACGCTCGATCATCCCGATATCTTCTTAATGCAAATTCGTGCGATGATGCGCGCAAGCTCAACTACGCAAAATTTAAGTATTCTGCTGCCGATGATTTCTGGTGCGCAAGAGCTGGATGATGCTTTGGTATTGATTGAGCAAGCCTATTCGGAAGTTTTGACACTTAACCCGCAGTTGCTTCGACCACAAGTCGGCATCATGATCGAAGTGCCATCAATGCTCTATCTTCTGCCATTGGTGGCAGATAAGATCGATTTTGTTTCGGTGGGAACCAACGATTTAACCCAATATTTACTCGCGGTAGACCGTAATAATTCACGGGTATCTGATGTGTATGAGAGTATGCATCCGGCGGTCATTATGGCGTTGAATCATATTTATCAAACTTGTCAGCAGTTAAAGTTACCTGTCTGTATTTGTGGTGAGTTGGCGGGCGATCCGATTGGTTCATTACTTTTAGTGGGTTTGGGGTATCGTAGTTTAAGTATGAACACCTCAAACGTGGCTAAGGTAAAATACTTACTGCGTCACACCAGTGTGGAAGAGCTGAGTCAATTAGCGACTCAAGCTTTAACTCAACCGTATGGCAACAACATTTATGCGATGATGGAAGATTTCTTTGAATTAAAAGGCTTCTCAGGCTTTATCCGCGCTGGTAAAAAATAA
- the rppH gene encoding RNA pyrophosphohydrolase: MIDGDGYRLNVGIVICNNHGQVFWAKRYGQHSWQFPQGGIDDGETPEQAMFRELYEEVGLTSKDVKIIATSRHWLRYKLPKRLVRWDSKPVCIGQKQKWFLLRLDCDEAKINMQRGNSPEFDGWRWVSYWYPVRQVVSFKRDVYRRAMKEFASMAMPFKERRVKGKRKSRRG; this comes from the coding sequence GTGATAGATGGCGATGGTTACCGCTTAAATGTGGGTATTGTAATCTGTAACAACCATGGTCAGGTCTTCTGGGCTAAGCGATACGGACAACATTCATGGCAATTTCCTCAAGGTGGGATTGATGACGGTGAAACACCTGAACAAGCCATGTTTAGAGAGTTGTATGAAGAGGTGGGTCTTACTAGTAAAGACGTGAAAATCATAGCGACAAGCCGACATTGGCTAAGGTATAAATTACCGAAACGACTTGTCCGTTGGGATTCAAAACCTGTTTGTATCGGCCAAAAACAGAAATGGTTTTTACTGCGCTTAGATTGTGATGAAGCTAAGATCAATATGCAGCGTGGTAATTCCCCTGAATTTGATGGTTGGCGTTGGGTGAGTTATTGGTATCCAGTGCGTCAAGTGGTCTCTTTTAAACGTGATGTTTATCGTCGCGCAATGAAAGAGTTCGCGTCCATGGCAATGCCGTTTAAAGAGCGTCGAGTTAAAGGCAAACGTAAATCACGAAGAGGGTAG
- the mutH gene encoding DNA mismatch repair endonuclease MutH codes for MKAEPKSEQELLQRATDIAGLTFLELAEEAGITVPADLRRDKGWVGQLLEWHLGATAGSKPQQDFEQLGIELKTIPIGYNGKPLETTFVCVAPLTGVHGLTWQHSHVRNKLSRVLWIPVEGEREIPLAERRVGSPLIWSPSEEEERQLQTDWEELMELIVLGQVEKITARHGEVLQLRPKAANSRVLTEAYGASGKLIKTLPRGFYLRTQFTARILEQNFA; via the coding sequence ATGAAAGCTGAACCGAAGTCAGAACAAGAACTCCTGCAACGCGCCACCGATATTGCCGGACTCACATTCCTTGAATTAGCTGAAGAAGCAGGGATAACAGTACCTGCAGATTTACGCCGCGATAAAGGCTGGGTTGGGCAGTTACTAGAATGGCATTTAGGCGCCACAGCAGGCAGCAAACCTCAACAAGACTTTGAGCAACTGGGTATTGAGCTCAAAACGATTCCAATTGGTTACAACGGTAAGCCGTTAGAAACCACCTTTGTTTGCGTTGCTCCGCTGACAGGTGTGCATGGCTTAACTTGGCAACACAGTCATGTCCGTAACAAGCTTTCTCGCGTGTTATGGATACCGGTTGAAGGTGAGCGCGAAATCCCTCTGGCAGAGCGTCGTGTTGGTTCTCCACTGATTTGGTCACCAAGCGAGGAAGAAGAGCGACAACTGCAAACGGATTGGGAAGAACTGATGGAGCTCATCGTACTTGGTCAGGTTGAGAAAATTACCGCTCGACATGGCGAAGTGCTACAACTTCGACCAAAAGCGGCTAACAGCCGTGTACTTACCGAAGCTTACGGCGCCAGTGGTAAGCTAATAAAAACCTTACCGCGAGGCTTTTATTTGCGTACCCAATTTACCGCACGCATCCTAGAGCAGAACTTTGCATAG
- a CDS encoding DUF6482 family protein, translating into MHRKQLDKWIHGFHKKSYQPPKVFVISCSDLSQYLLAVEYKHKLEPICEDGEPVHYASLDQVKEELHRLDVERAYLRLHNSYDEFGSEDVPRYHDIELAVTKH; encoded by the coding sequence ATGCACCGAAAGCAATTAGATAAGTGGATTCATGGCTTTCACAAGAAAAGCTATCAGCCACCAAAAGTGTTTGTGATCAGCTGTTCCGATCTTTCACAGTACTTATTAGCGGTGGAGTATAAACACAAATTAGAACCGATTTGTGAGGATGGAGAGCCGGTTCATTATGCCTCACTCGATCAAGTGAAAGAAGAACTGCATCGACTTGATGTTGAACGCGCTTATTTGCGTTTACACAATAGCTACGATGAGTTTGGTTCAGAAGATGTGCCTAGATACCATGATATTGAACTCGCGGTAACTAAGCACTAG
- a CDS encoding NADP(H)-dependent aldo-keto reductase, whose product MKYHKLPHSSLEVSKICLGTMTFGEQNSQSDAFNQLDYAFERGVNFIDTAEMYPVPPKQQTQGATEAYIGNWLEKSGKREKVILATKVAGPRNVPYIRDNMKLDRRNIHQAIDDSLARLKTDYIDLYQIHWPQRETNTFGQLNYPYPDSQQEVTLIETLEAMAELMKAGKIRYIGVSNETPWGVMSLLKLAEKHDLPRIVSIQNPYNLLNRSFEVGLSEISHYEGVELLAYSPLAFGCLSGKYLNGQRPEGARCSLFERFVRYFTPQGIAATQAYVDLAHRHGIDPAQMALAFINQRPFVAANIIGATTMAQLKDNIDSIEITLSDELLKDIQEVGTTYSNPCP is encoded by the coding sequence ATGAAATATCACAAACTCCCGCATTCTAGTTTAGAAGTCAGCAAAATCTGTTTAGGCACGATGACGTTTGGTGAACAAAACTCACAATCTGATGCATTCAATCAACTCGATTATGCGTTCGAACGTGGGGTCAATTTCATTGATACCGCAGAGATGTATCCGGTACCACCAAAACAACAAACCCAAGGCGCGACAGAAGCGTACATTGGCAACTGGTTAGAAAAGTCTGGCAAACGAGAAAAAGTGATCCTTGCCACCAAAGTCGCCGGACCACGCAATGTGCCTTATATTCGTGACAACATGAAGCTCGACCGCCGCAATATTCATCAAGCCATTGATGATAGCTTGGCAAGGCTAAAAACCGACTATATCGACTTATATCAAATCCATTGGCCACAACGTGAAACCAATACATTTGGTCAGCTAAACTACCCTTACCCTGATAGCCAGCAAGAAGTGACGTTAATTGAAACGCTCGAAGCGATGGCGGAATTAATGAAAGCAGGGAAAATTCGCTACATTGGCGTCTCAAATGAAACACCTTGGGGGGTAATGAGCCTGCTCAAATTAGCAGAGAAACACGATCTACCAAGAATTGTTTCGATTCAAAACCCATACAATTTACTCAATCGCAGTTTTGAAGTCGGTCTGTCTGAGATTAGCCACTATGAAGGCGTGGAATTACTGGCTTATTCACCACTTGCTTTTGGTTGCCTGAGTGGTAAATATCTCAATGGTCAGCGCCCTGAAGGTGCGCGCTGTTCGTTGTTTGAACGCTTTGTGCGCTACTTTACTCCGCAAGGAATTGCCGCAACACAAGCTTATGTCGACTTAGCCCATCGTCATGGAATCGATCCTGCACAGATGGCACTCGCCTTTATTAACCAGCGTCCATTCGTTGCCGCAAATATCATTGGCGCGACAACGATGGCGCAACTGAAAGATAATATCGATAGT